A genomic window from Populus nigra chromosome 7, ddPopNigr1.1, whole genome shotgun sequence includes:
- the LOC133699574 gene encoding uncharacterized protein LOC133699574: protein MGQENPKQDQIFQESSPPKRSLRQAIEVISSLISYSLPIKVFAVKWQLIRNKLEELNSSLIAIEDCDSSQNPILSGMVSAVLASASDCYDLARRCVDLSYSGKLLMQSDLDVMVAKFDRHVKNLSGICTAGILSQGFAIVVSRPGVNACKDDMRFYVRDLLTRMKIGDLEMKRQALVNLYDVVVEDEKYVKIIVEVGDLVNILVSLLDSMEMELQQDAVKVVAVISGFDSYKSILIGAGIIGPLIRVLESRSEISKEGAARSLQKLTQNSDNAWSVSAYGGVTALLKICASVDSTAELISPACGVLRNLVGVDEIKRFMIEEGAVSTFIKLARSKDEGVQISSIEFLQNIASGDESVRQSVVKEGGIRALVRVFDPKITCSSKSREMALRAIENLCFSSASYISVLMSYGFMDQLLFFLRNGDVLVQELALKAAFRLSGTSEETKKAMGDAGFMSEFVKFLDAKSFEVREMAAVALNSLVSVPKNRKIFVQDDRNVGFLLQLLDQEETNSGSKKFLISILLSLTSCNSGRKKIANSGYLKNIEKLAEAEVSDAKRLVRKLSTNRFRSMLNGIWHS from the coding sequence ATGGGacaagaaaatccaaaacaagACCAGATCTTTCAAGAATCTTCACCACCAAAGCGCAGTCTCAGGCAAGCTATTGAGGTTATTTCTTCTTTGATCTCCTACTCTCTTCCAATTAAAGTTTTTGCAGTGAAATGGCAACTAATTAGAAACAAGCTAGAAGAGCTAAACTCAAGCTTAATTGCCATAGAGGATTGTGATTCAAGCCAGAATCCAATACTTTCAGGCATGGTGTCTGCTGTCTTAGCCTCTGCTAGTGACTGCTATGATCTTGCTAGGAGATGTGTGGATCTTTCATACAGCGGCAAGCTCTTGATGCAGAGTGATTTGGATGTAATGGTTGCAAAGTTTGATAGACATGTAAAGAATCTATCTGGGATTTGTACTGCAGGTATTTTGAGTCAGGGTTTTGCCATTGTTGTGTCTAGACCTGGAGTCAATGCTTGCAAGGATGATATGAGGTTTTACGTTAGAGATCTGTTGACAAGAATGAAAATTGGTGACTTAGAAATGAAGAGACAAGCTTTGGTCAATTTGTATGATGTTGTTGTTGAAGATGAGAAGTATGTGAAGATAATTGTTGAAGTTGGTGACTTAGTGAATATATTGGTTAGTCTTCTTGATTCAATGGAAATGGAACTTCAACAAGATGCTGTAAAAGTTGTGGCAGTGATTTCGGGTTTTGATTCTTACAAATCTATTTTGATTGGAGCTGGGATTATAGGGCCTTTGATCAGGGTTTTGGAGAGTCGCAGTGAAATAAGCAAGGAGGGTGCTGCAAGAAGTTTGCAAAAATTGACCCAGAATTCTGATAATGCCTGGTCAGTTTCAGCATATGGTGGTGTTACAGCTTTATTGAAAATATGTGCTAGTGTTGATTCCACAGCAGAACTTATTAGCCCTGCTTGTGGGGTATTGAGAAATCTTGTTGGTGTTGATGAAATAAAGAGATTTATGATTGAAGAAGGTGCAGTTTCCACATTTATCAAGCTGGCAAGATCAAAAGATGAAGGTGTGCAGATAAGTTCCATTGAATTCCTTCAAAATATTGCATCTGGAGACGAATCAGTGAGGCAATCGGTGGTCAAAGAAGGCGGAATTCGGGCATTAGTACGTGTTTTTGATCCGAAAATCACGTGTTCTTCAAAATCTAGAGAGATGGCATTAAGGGCAATTGAGAATCTATGTTTCTCTTCAGCTAGTTATATCAGTGTGTTGATGAGTTATGGATTTATGGATCAGCTTCTTTTCTTCCTTCGGAATGGAGATGTTTTGGTTCAGGAATTGGCACTGAAAGCAGCATTTAGGCTCTCTGGAACATCAGAGGAGACTAAAAAGGCAATGGGAGATGCTGGATTTATGTCAGagtttgtaaaatttcttgATGCAAAATCATTTGAAGTTAGAGAAATGGCAGCTGTGGCACTCAACAGCCTGGTCTCAGTGCCTAAAAATCGTAAAATATTCGTGCAGGACGATCGCAATGtgggttttcttcttcaattgctTGACCAAGAAGAGACAAATTCAGGTAGCAAAAAGTTCTTGATCTCTATATTATTGTCCTTAACAAGTTGCAATAGTGGAAGAAAAAAGATTGCCAATTCTGGTTATTTGAAGAACATAGAAAAACTTGCAGAAGCTGAAGTTTCTGATGCTAAAAGACTTGTCAGGAAGCTATCTACAAATAGATTCCGTAGTATGTTAAATGGAATCTGGCATTCTTGA